ATCTGGACGAGTTCTTCGCCGCCCGCATCGCCAAGCCTTTTTGGGAAAAGCGGGGAAGCCAGGACCACCGGGCCTTGCTGGAGGAAGCCCACGCCCAGGCCAGGTTGGCCTGCCAGCGCTACCAGGCCCTGCTTGGGGAAGCCCACCCCCACCTCCAGGTCCTGGAGCCCAAGGATCTGGACGAGGAAGACTGGCTCTACTTCCGGGTCTACCTGGCGGAGGTGGTGGCCCCCCGCACCGACCTCATCCCCTGGGAGGCCGCCTCCGACCTTTCCCACGGGGCCCTCTACTTCGCCTCGGAGGACTACCTGGTGCGCCTTCCCCAGGACCTTCCCCGGCTTCTCCCCGTACCCGGACGGGAAGGGGCCTACGTACGCCTGGGGGCCCTGATGCGGGCCCGAAGCGACCTCTTTCTGCCCGAGCCCTCCCCCCTTTACGAGCTCAGGGTGCTCCGCCTTCTGGAAAGCGAGCGGGCCCGGGCGGACTGGGACGAACTGGCCCAGTCCCTGGAGGGACGCCAGGAGGGCGTGGCCACCTTGCTGGTGGCGGAGGAAGGCTTCCCCGAAGCCTGGCTTGAGGGGCTCCGGCGGACCCTGGAGCTCCTCCCGGAAGAGGTTTTTCTTCTGCCCCCACCCCTGAACCTCACCTTGGTGGAAAGGCTGGTGGCCGAGGGGCCCAAGGCGTGGCTCTTCCCCCCCCTCAAACCCGAGCGGCCCCGGGGCTTCCTGAAAAAGCCCCTGGCCCACCTGGAGCGCAAGGACCTCCTCCTTTACCACCCCTTCGCCGACTACGCCGCCGTGGAACGCTTCGCCCAGGAGGCCCTCTCCCCCGAGGTGACGGAGGTCTGGGCCACCCTCTACCGCATCGGGGAGACGAACCCCTTGGCCGAGGCCCTCATCCAGGCGGCGCGGGCGGGAAAACGGGTGCACGTGCTCCTCGAGGGACGGGCCCGCTTTGACGAGCTTTTGAACCTCCACTGGTACCTGCACTTCCTCCGAGCAGGGGTGGAGGTCCTTCCCCTACCCGAGCGCAAGGTGCACGCCAAGGCCCTCCTGCTCCTCACCCGCCAGGGAAAGGGGTACGCCCACCTGGGGACGGGCAACTACAACCCGCAAAACGGGCGCCTCTACACCGACTTCTCCCTTTTCACGGGGCGCCTCGAGGTGGTGCGGGAGGTGCACGCCTTCTTCCAGGCCATGCGGGCCAGCCTTCCCCCAGGCGGGCTGGTCCGAGGGCAACCCGGCCAGGCCCCGGGCTTGGAAACACCCCTGAAACCTTCTCCCGCCCTCTCCCTCCTCCGCACCGGGGAGGGCATCCGCAACCTCCTGCTGGAGGAAATCGCCAAGGAGGCTCATCCCCAAGGACGGGTCATCCTGAAGTTTAACCACCTCACAGACCCCATGGTCCTGAAGGCCCTGGTCCAGGCCGCCGAGGCAGGGGCCCGGGTGGACCTCCTGGTGCGGAGCACCCTCACCCTCCTCCACCCCGCCTTCCGGGCCAAGAGCCTGGTGGGGCGCTTCCTGGAGCACGCCCGGGTGGCCGCCTTCCGGGGAGGCGGAGCCTGGAAGGTTTACCTCACCAGCGCCGACGCCATGCCTCGGAACTTCCAAAGCCGGTTTGAACTCCTCTTCCCCGTCCTGGACAAGGAGGCTAAAAAAAAGGTGCTCAGGGTTCTCAAGCGCCAGATCCGGGATGATCGCAACAGCTTCCTCCTCACCCCAAAGGGCGAGAAGGTGCTTTGGGGAGGCCACCATGATGCGCATCGCTGGTAGAGGGTTTGCAGGGAAGTGTTGAGGACCGCTCTTCTGGCCCTCCCCACAGGGGAAAGCCGCCAATGCCGTTCTCGCACTCCGGCTTTCCCCGGGAACCTACGGCTACAACGCCCTGGCCTGAGGCTCGGGCCTAGGGGCGCTGGTGGGGGTGCTGGCCAGCATCCCCCTCTCAGGGGCAGGGGCCCATCCCAACCCCGCGGTCACCCTGGCCCTGGTTGAAGGCCACCTTCTCCCCTGGCGTCTTGTGCCCTTATACCTGGTAGCCCAGTTTCTGAGTGGGTTTCTGGGCGCCTTGGGGGACTTCCTCGCCTAGCGGGAAGGCCTCATGGCCCAGGGGAGGCCCAACGTGTTCAGCGCAGGACCCGGCTTTTTGCGCACGGAACCCGAAGCCCTTTACGCCCGGACTGGCCCGGCGGTGGCGGAAACCCTGGGCACCTTCGCCCTCATGAGCGTGATCCTGGCCGCAGGGAAGGACGGGCGCATCGTGGCCCTCTGGCTGGCCCTCACCGTGGCCGCGGTGGGGTACGGGTTGGGAAGCACCGGGGGCTTCACCCTGAATTCCACCTGCGACCCAGCCCCCCAGGCCTCCGCCACTGCCAGGGCCATGCCCAGGTAGAGCCCATTCCAGGCCCTTACAAACCCCGCCCACTCCCTGAGGCCAGGGCGGCTGGTGGGGTCCTCCAGGAGGTGAAGCCGCTCCCTACCCGGCAGGACCCGGCCCGTTTCCGTGTCCCGGCCTTCCCCCCCCCACGTAGCTGAACAGCACCCCCCGCCCGCTTAGGGCCAGAATGAGGCCCGCCGCCATGGGCTTGGTCCCCCCCGTGAGGTCGGCCACGATGGCGCTGGCCTCTCATTCCAGCGCCTTGCGCAGGGCCTTCAGGGCCACCTGGTAGGCCTCGAGGAGGCTTTCCGCATCCTCCAGGAGGAGGGTGTGGTGGCGGAAGGCCTCCCCGTAGTCCCGGATGAGGTCGGCGGCCACGGGCAGGGTCTGCTGGCTGGTCAGGAAGACCACCTCCTCTGGGGTGTGCTGGGCCGGGGCCTCCTCCAGGGGGGTCCGGATGGTGGGTGCCCACGGCAAGGATCAAGGTCTTCATAGCACTATTACGCCTGTCCCGGACGGCGGGAAGTACCGGGCCCTGGGGAAGGCAGGCTGGAAGTTTGGCACCTTATGTCCCTGGCAAGTTCTGGGGCACCAGGGAAGTGCGGTACGGGGAGGAGGGGCATACCTCTCCCTGTGATCTCCCTGATCCCCCATTTGGGGGAGGCAACCCTGGCCCCCATGGAGTAGCCTGAAACCAGGCAGGGGGTGGAAACTTTGGGAACGACAAAGGGCATGTCGTTAACAGAGCTCCTGGTGGTGATCGCTATAATAGCGGTGGCCCTATCCATCGCCGCTTTGAATGGGAGGCAAATGCTTCTTTCCCAGGAGCAGGCGGCCTTTCTGAGGTCCCTGCAAGGCCTGTTCTGGCAAGGGGCCACCGAAGCGGCAAGCCGCGGAGAAACCCTGATCCTTTCCCGGCAAGGCAATCGGTTAGAAATTCGGCGTGGCAACCAAGTCCTACGACGTTTGGATATCCCCCAGGAGGTCAACCTTTCCCTTAGTGATGGGGATATCTTGCGCTTTACCCCTCCAGGCAAGGTGGAAAGCCCGTCAGGGGGTATACTCTCAGCCCCTGTCGCCTTTACGGTAACCATCGGACCCCGTAGCTACACGTATAGGGTTTCCCTCATTGGGGAGGTGAAGGTATCGCCATGAAAGAAATGAAAGGCCACACCCAAAGGTTGGGTCTAACCCTTCTGGAGGTGTTGCTGTCCATCGCCCTCCTCAGCGTGGTCATGCTGGCCCTGAACGCCACCCTAATTTCCAGCCTCCAGCAGACTTCCGTGGCGGGCTCAAGGACCCAGGCGGTTCAAATCCTGAACTACATGGGAAGGCGCATTGTGGGAGGCGAAACCTCACTCCTGGCCAATCCCACCCTCCAGTTCGAGTATGGAACCCTACGGCAGAACTTCCCTGACCTACCCAATGAACTCCACTTTGCCAATCCAGATCTATACCGGGTGACCATTGAAAACCTTGGTCCTCCCCCTTGGAACAGCACCCTGGGGGTGGACATACACCGTTACCGCATCGAGGTCTGCTGGCAACGGGCGGGACAGGAATTCTGTGCCACTGGACAGACCCTATCAGCCCCTCCCTCCAGCGGAAGCACGAATCCCCCTGTACTGGAGGGGCTCAACTGAGGTGAGACCATGAGCTGGAAAGGCCGTTTGGGATTAACCCTTCTGGAACTGCTCCTGGCCTTGCTGATCCTGGGCACTCTCATGGCCATCGCCTATGGTGGCATGGTGCAGTTCATGCAGGTGCGCTCCGACTTGGACGCCAGCGTCAGTGCCCAGGCAAAGCTACGTCGCATCGTGGAGGTCTTCACCCAGGACTTGAGGAGCGCGGTATTTGGCGGCTTGGCTTCCACACCCTACCCCACCGGGCGCCAGAGCATCTCCTTCGCCCTCATCGACGGGGGGGCGGGCTATCCCGTCCTACCCCACGACAGCGGGAGTAACGCCAGCTTCAAGAACGCCGCTGAGGCCAAGATCGTGGTCCTGGCCGCGTCGGCAAGCCAAATCGGCATCGCAGATGGGGACTACGTCTTGATGGTGAACGCCAATGGGGACGGGGTGATCCTGCCCGTCACTCAGGTGAACCCCGTTGGCGGGCAAGCCAACCGGTGGCACGTGGTCCATGCGGGATGCGGGAATACCATCGATTACACACCTAACACCTTGCTCTTTCGCGTGCGCACCCTGGGATTCCGCTTTGACCGGCAAACGAAGGAGCTGGTATACAGGGAAGGGGCTGGGGCGGAAATACCAGTAGCCTTCGACCTTTCCAGCTTCCGCATCGGCTACGTGTACGAGGATGCCAGCCAAGATATCCGCATCGACCCACCTGGATACCCCTATGACCAACCTGCGGCAGCGCCTCCCTATCAGGTACAGGACTCAGGAAGGACCTACACCCTAAAACGCTTGGCGCTGACCCTTTCGGCAGCCTTCCCCTCGCGGGGAAGGAATATGGAGCGCACCTACACCAGCGTGGTGGACCTAGCCTCCAATACCCAGTACACGGTAAGGAGGATACTGCCTTGCAGCCGAGGAGGTGGTAACCCATGAATAGGAAGGGTATTGCCCTGATCATCGCTCTAGCCAGCATTCTTGTGGTTTCGGGGATCGGCACGTTGCTCTTCCTCAGGACCGTGGGAGAAGTCCGGCATAGCGGGCAGGACCAGGTCATCGTGCAGACTTTACTTCTGGCCCGCGGGGCTGCCAATGTGGGAGGTACCTTCCTCAGCACCAAGGCTCGCGAAACGCTGAACACCATTGTTAGACAGCTTGCCAGCTCCACCAGCTGCTGGGCCTTTGGTGGGAACACCAACTGCGCAACAGGCCAGCAACCGGATCCAGCGGTTGTAGCGCAGCAGCTGGCCACGGTGGCTTCCAGCCTCCAAGGCCAAGTGGATGCCCTCTTGTGCCCAAATGGAAGCCCACGGAACCTAGCCCCAGACGCCGCCAGCGCTACGGTCTCCTTGCGGATTCACTTTACCGCTACCGCCTGTGGACAAAGTCTTCCCCCGGGTAGCATGCTACCGCCTGGCCGGTTTGTGGAAGGGAATCCCCGGGTTGTGGCCTCCAGCGGGGTGTCCCAAACCTACGCCTTGCCCTTTGTGATGGTTGCCCAGGCCACCATGGGGACTTATCGCCGGAATGTGGTCCTCCACGGGGAGTATCGCTTCACCGTGGGCAGAGCAAGCTTTTCCCGCTGGGCCCTTTTCACCCACATCCACACCCTCCCCGGGGGCACGGATGTATGGTTCACCGACCGAACCCTCTTTGATGGGCCCGTGCACACCAACAGCCATTTCCGCTTCTACCGTAGGCCGTGGTTTGGTGGGGAAGTGACCAGCGCCGGATGCACCAACCCAGGCGACTCCGCTTGCTCTGGTCAAACTCGTCCGGGGGCATATTTCTATGGGGTGAACAGGAACGGCCTGGTTCAGGCCAGCAACATGCAACCCAGCGCCAACGCTCCCTCCTACACCAACGCCTACGGCACCCATGCTCCCGAGTTCACCGCCGGCGTGGATTGGGGCTCCGCCTTTATTCCCCTCCCTGCGAGCAACCAAGCCCAGAAAACCGTTGCCCAAACCGCTGGGCTCTACTTCCAGACAACGATCCAGAACCTCACCCTAGAGCGCAAATGCGTGGATAGCCTCACTAACCTTGAGGTACCATGCACTATACCCCTACCCACCGGCGTGACCAAGTTCCAGTACATTAGCGTCAGCTACTGCGCCAACAACAACTGTTCCCAAACCGCTTCTGGGACCTACCGGTATGGAGCGGATGGTAAGCTCTACAGGAGGGTAGTGCAGAACAATACGGCTTCCTGGCAACCCGTGCAACGGAATGGCTCGGATGTCTACTTTAACGGCGTCATCTTTAGCGATAGAGCAATCCAAAGCCTTTCAGGACCGCCCCGTACAAACCCCAATAACCCCAACACTGCCAGCCCTGCCCTGGCGGAGTTTGCCCAGATCACGGTGGCGGCCTCCTCCACCATCAGGATCACCGGGGACCTCAAGTACGAAAATCCCCCGTGTACAGGCACACCCACCCGTAACCCCAACGGCACGGTTTCCCCGGCCACCTGCGACAATCTCTCTGCGCAAAACGTGCTGGGAGTCTACAGCCAGGATGGCGACGTGCTCATCTCCCAAAATGCCCCCCGGAACCTGCACCTTCACGGTTCCTTTATGAGCGCCAAAGGTGTGGTGCAGGTCGAAAACTACAACTCCATTCCCGAAAAGGGAAGTGTATACCTTATCGGGGGTATCATCGAGAAATATTACGGCGCCTTCGGAACTTTTAACCCCCAGACAGGACAAAACAACACTGGTTACGGCCGTGCGTTCACCTACGACCGACGCTTCCTCCAAGGGTTGGCTCCCCCCTACTTTCCCACAACCGGCCTAGACCAAGTGATCAACGTGGTGGCTTTCAGTTACGGACAGAGGGAGCAGGTGTACTGAAAGCCTCCCATATCCTGGGAAAGGACCAGCTCGCAGACCATCCCTGGGGTTTCCCTTTGAATATTGGGTTTGGATAGAGTCTCAGCACCTCCACCCTGACCCCTCCGAGCCTCTAGCGTGCAGCTGGACCCACCTGCCTCAGAGAGGCTAGTCCCTTCCTGCCTGGTGGGAAAACAGCTTCACCCTCCCATACCCCAAAGCGGTCTTAGCCCCCACCCCGGCATAGAAGGCAAACCGCCCCAGGGCCCAAAGCCAGGAGAGCTCCTCCTCCGTGGCCTTAGGCAGGTGGTAGACCACCCGGCCCACGAACCCCACCGCCTCCACCTCCGCCTCGGCCCGCACCGTCTTCCCCTCAAACCAGCGCACCGTGGTCCCTTCCAAAAGGGCTTCCCGCACCTCCTCCGGGGCCGGGAGGTCGGCAAGCCCTTCCAGGCGCCTCAGGAGGCTTTCCAGCACCAACCGGGGCTCGGGAAGGGGGTAGTGCACCCCCTTGCGGCGGAAGAAGGTGGGGCTAAAGAAGCGCAAGGGGAGGTCGGGCCCCTCAGGGGCCCGGAATAGCCGGGGGTAGGTGGTGAGGCCCGCCCAAGGATGGCCCTCCTGCACCACCGCCTTTACCCGGAAGGGCCTGCCCAGGCGGACTGACTGGCCCTCCAGGGCAAAAAGCCTGGGGGACAGCTTGGCGTAAAGCTCCTCCCGAAGGAGGGCGATGCGGGCCCAGTAACCCCTCTCCCCTCCCCCAAAGCCCAGGCTAAAGGGGTTTTCCCCTAGGTCGTGCACCTCGGGGGCCACCTCCCGCACAAGGCGGTAGAAGAAGCCCCTCAGGCCCGAAGCCTCGGGAAGGGCCTCCCCTTCCAACTCCAAGACCACAGCGGCCAGCACCATGCCCACGTTTTACCCATTTCCCGTCCCCTTGCCTAGCCTGGACCAAGCCCACATCCGGGCTCCTCGAGGGCATCGTCCCGCTTGAAGGCCTTCAGGAGCGGGAGAAGGGCCAAACCAGCGTATCGGGGCGAAAAACAGAAAACCCGGGGTGTGTTCCCGGGTTTTTCCGCTTCCCATCGTGGTGGGCGGCGTAGGACTTGAACCTACGACCTCTCGCGTGTGAGGCGAGCGCTCTTCCGCTGAGCTAGCCGCCCCCAAGCCTTTTGCAGGGTAGCACGGGCCCAGGAGGCCTGTCAAGCAAAGGCCTTGACCTCTCTCTGACAAGGCCCCGGCTACACTAAGGTCGTGGCCACGGTCCTGGTGGTGGAGGACGAGCCTGCGGTGCGGCTAGGGGTGAGGCTGGCCCTGGAGAAGGCTGGGCACAGGGTGCTGGAAGCCGCCACCTCAAAGGAAGCCTGGCCAAGGTTGCGGGAGGCCGAAGCCGTGGTCCTGGACTGGATGCTTCCCGACGAACCCGGCACCCGGCTCCTGGAGCGCATGCGCCAAGGAGCCTACCCCGACCTTCCCGTCCTCATGCTCACCGCCCGGGCCGAGGTGCGGGATCGGGTGGAGGGGCTTTCCCGCGGGGCCGACGACTACCTGGTCAAGCCCTTTGCCGTGGAGGAGCTTTTGGCCCGCCTCGAGGCCCTCCTGCGGCGCTCGGGCAAGCGGAAGGTGCTCCGGCGCGGGCCCCTTCTCCTGGACCTGGAGCGCAAGGAGGCCAGCCTGGACGGAAAGCCCCTACCCTTCACCCGGCGGGAGTTTGAGCTCTTGGCCTTCCTGGCCCAGCGCCCAGGCCGGGTCTACTCCCGGGAGGAGCTCCTGGAAGCGGTATGGGGCCACGACTACCTGGGCACCCCCCGGACCGTGGACCAGCACGTGCTCCAGCTCCGGGAAAAGCTGGGGGAGGACCCCAAGGCCCCTCGCTTTCTGGAAACCGTGCGGGGCATGGGGTACCGGTTCAAGGAGGTCCCGGCGGGGCCCAACCAGGGGGAAGGGTGAAGGAGCTTCTGGCCGAGGCCTGGGAGGAGGCCCTGGAGGGTTTGGTCCTGCACCGGGATAGGCAGGTCCTCTACCTGAACCCCAAGGCGGAGGAGCTTTTGCAGGCGAGCCGGAAAAAGGTGGTGGGCCGCCCCCTTCTTTTGGCCCTTCGCGACCACCGCCTCGAGGCCCTGGCCCTCCACGGAGGGGAGCGCACCCTGGGGGTGCGGGGCCGCACCCTGAGGGTGAGGGCCCTTCCCGGCAGGCTCTACCTCCTGGACGAGACGGAACTACACCGGCGCCTAATGGCCCTTGAGGAAGCCACCCAGGCCCTGGCCCACGAGCTCCGCACCCCCCTGGCGGGGATGGGGCCCCTCCTCGAGGCCCTTACCCCCCACACCCCCCAGGAAAGGGAGGTGTTGGACCTCCTTAAGGGGGAAGTGGCCCGCCTTTCCCGTTTGGTGCGGGACCTTTCCCTTACCCAACCCGGCCCCAGGCGCACCTTCCTTCTGGAGGAGCTTTGGCCCCGTCTGGAAAAGCTCCTGGGGGAACGGCTAAGAGGAAGGCGGGTGGAGGTGAGCCTCCCCCACACCCTCCACACCGACCCCGAGGCCCTCTTCCAGATCCTCCTCAACCTTCTGGACAACGCCCTCAAGTATGGCCGCGATCCCATCCGCCTCCTCTCCCGGGAGGAAGGAGGGCGCCTTTTTGTGGAGGTGCGCGACCAGGGGCCCGGACTCCCCGACTACCAAGCCCTTTTCCTTCCCCGTCACCGGGGGTTCCAGGGTGGAGCCGGGCAGGGCCTGGGGCTCTACCTGGTGCGCCGCATCGCCCAGGGCCTGGGCGGAGAGGCTTATGCCCAAAGGGAGGGGGCGGAGAACGTTTTCGGCGTCCGCCTTCCCCTAAACTGAGGCAAGGAGGCAGCATGCGCGAAGTACTGGATAAAGCCTTGAACGAGTTGCTGGAGGAAACCCTCAGGATGCTCTCCTTGGTACGGCAGATGACCCAGGAGGCCACGGAGGCCCTGGCGGAGGGAAACCGCGCCAAGGCGGAGGGCGTGATCGCCAAGGACCAGGAGGTGGACGCCCTGGAACTGAGGATTGAAAACCAGGCCGTCACCATCATCGCCCGGCACCAGCCGGTGGCCTCGGACCTGCGCCTCATCTTCACGGTCATCAAGGCCCTCACCGATTTGGAGCGGGCCGGGGACTACGCCATGCACGTGGCCGAAGACGCCTTGTTGCTGGCCCAAGACCCCCCCCTTAAGCGCTACGTGATCCTCCAGGAGATGGCCAAACGGCTCCTGGAGATGATGGACACCCTGGGCCGGGCGATGGCGGAAAGGGACCCCTCCCTGGCCCGCCAGGTCCTGGCCATGGACGACCAGGTGGACGGCCTGTATGAGGAGGTCACCCGGGAGCTGGTCACCTACATGATGGAAGACCCCCGTACCCTCACCAAGGCCCTGACCCTCATGCGGGTGGCCCGCAGCTACGAGCGCCTGGGGGACCATCTGGAAAACGTGGCGGAAAGGGTCATCTACTGGCTCACCGGGGAGGTCTACAAGACCCCTGAGGACGTCTACTAGGAGGGCCGGGGCCCGCCGCTGACCCCCGAGGAGGGGGCGGCCCTGGAAACCCGCCTCGAGAAGGGGGGAAGCCCTCACCGAGGCCGAGGTTCCACCCACGAAAGACCTCGGGCGAGAAGGAGGAGGCGCTCCTTCGGGAACTCCTGCGCAAAGCCCTGGGAGAGGGCCGCAAGGAGGCCTAGTCGGCCTCCCCCTCCTCCACCGCCTGGCGCCGGCCCGCCTTCCACTCCAGCCCCGCCCAGATGAGGTCCAGGAGGTCCCCATCCAGGACGTTCTGGGGGTCAAAGCGCATGAGGCCCGTGCGGTGGTCCTTCACGTAC
This region of Thermus caldifontis genomic DNA includes:
- a CDS encoding polyphosphate kinase, yielding MHLLPEASWLQFNRRVLLQTERPDFPLLERMRFLAIWNRNLDEFFAARIAKPFWEKRGSQDHRALLEEAHAQARLACQRYQALLGEAHPHLQVLEPKDLDEEDWLYFRVYLAEVVAPRTDLIPWEAASDLSHGALYFASEDYLVRLPQDLPRLLPVPGREGAYVRLGALMRARSDLFLPEPSPLYELRVLRLLESERARADWDELAQSLEGRQEGVATLLVAEEGFPEAWLEGLRRTLELLPEEVFLLPPPLNLTLVERLVAEGPKAWLFPPLKPERPRGFLKKPLAHLERKDLLLYHPFADYAAVERFAQEALSPEVTEVWATLYRIGETNPLAEALIQAARAGKRVHVLLEGRARFDELLNLHWYLHFLRAGVEVLPLPERKVHAKALLLLTRQGKGYAHLGTGNYNPQNGRLYTDFSLFTGRLEVVREVHAFFQAMRASLPPGGLVRGQPGQAPGLETPLKPSPALSLLRTGEGIRNLLLEEIAKEAHPQGRVILKFNHLTDPMVLKALVQAAEAGARVDLLVRSTLTLLHPAFRAKSLVGRFLEHARVAAFRGGGAWKVYLTSADAMPRNFQSRFELLFPVLDKEAKKKVLRVLKRQIRDDRNSFLLTPKGEKVLWGGHHDAHRW
- a CDS encoding aquaporin — translated: MGVLASIPLSGAGAHPNPAVTLALVEGHLLPWRLVPLYLVAQFLSGFLGALGDFLA
- a CDS encoding pilus assembly FimT family protein gives rise to the protein MSLTELLVVIAIIAVALSIAALNGRQMLLSQEQAAFLRSLQGLFWQGATEAASRGETLILSRQGNRLEIRRGNQVLRRLDIPQEVNLSLSDGDILRFTPPGKVESPSGGILSAPVAFTVTIGPRSYTYRVSLIGEVKVSP
- a CDS encoding prepilin-type N-terminal cleavage/methylation domain-containing protein, with the protein product MKEMKGHTQRLGLTLLEVLLSIALLSVVMLALNATLISSLQQTSVAGSRTQAVQILNYMGRRIVGGETSLLANPTLQFEYGTLRQNFPDLPNELHFANPDLYRVTIENLGPPPWNSTLGVDIHRYRIEVCWQRAGQEFCATGQTLSAPPSSGSTNPPVLEGLN
- a CDS encoding prepilin-type N-terminal cleavage/methylation domain-containing protein; protein product: MSWKGRLGLTLLELLLALLILGTLMAIAYGGMVQFMQVRSDLDASVSAQAKLRRIVEVFTQDLRSAVFGGLASTPYPTGRQSISFALIDGGAGYPVLPHDSGSNASFKNAAEAKIVVLAASASQIGIADGDYVLMVNANGDGVILPVTQVNPVGGQANRWHVVHAGCGNTIDYTPNTLLFRVRTLGFRFDRQTKELVYREGAGAEIPVAFDLSSFRIGYVYEDASQDIRIDPPGYPYDQPAAAPPYQVQDSGRTYTLKRLALTLSAAFPSRGRNMERTYTSVVDLASNTQYTVRRILPCSRGGGNP
- a CDS encoding DUF4900 domain-containing protein, with product MEGNPRVVASSGVSQTYALPFVMVAQATMGTYRRNVVLHGEYRFTVGRASFSRWALFTHIHTLPGGTDVWFTDRTLFDGPVHTNSHFRFYRRPWFGGEVTSAGCTNPGDSACSGQTRPGAYFYGVNRNGLVQASNMQPSANAPSYTNAYGTHAPEFTAGVDWGSAFIPLPASNQAQKTVAQTAGLYFQTTIQNLTLERKCVDSLTNLEVPCTIPLPTGVTKFQYISVSYCANNNCSQTASGTYRYGADGKLYRRVVQNNTASWQPVQRNGSDVYFNGVIFSDRAIQSLSGPPRTNPNNPNTASPALAEFAQITVAASSTIRITGDLKYENPPCTGTPTRNPNGTVSPATCDNLSAQNVLGVYSQDGDVLISQNAPRNLHLHGSFMSAKGVVQVENYNSIPEKGSVYLIGGIIEKYYGAFGTFNPQTGQNNTGYGRAFTYDRRFLQGLAPPYFPTTGLDQVINVVAFSYGQREQVY
- the cas6 gene encoding CRISPR-associated endoribonuclease Cas6 yields the protein MVLAAVVLELEGEALPEASGLRGFFYRLVREVAPEVHDLGENPFSLGFGGGERGYWARIALLREELYAKLSPRLFALEGQSVRLGRPFRVKAVVQEGHPWAGLTTYPRLFRAPEGPDLPLRFFSPTFFRRKGVHYPLPEPRLVLESLLRRLEGLADLPAPEEVREALLEGTTVRWFEGKTVRAEAEVEAVGFVGRVVYHLPKATEEELSWLWALGRFAFYAGVGAKTALGYGRVKLFSHQAGRD
- a CDS encoding response regulator transcription factor, with translation MATVLVVEDEPAVRLGVRLALEKAGHRVLEAATSKEAWPRLREAEAVVLDWMLPDEPGTRLLERMRQGAYPDLPVLMLTARAEVRDRVEGLSRGADDYLVKPFAVEELLARLEALLRRSGKRKVLRRGPLLLDLERKEASLDGKPLPFTRREFELLAFLAQRPGRVYSREELLEAVWGHDYLGTPRTVDQHVLQLREKLGEDPKAPRFLETVRGMGYRFKEVPAGPNQGEG
- a CDS encoding sensor histidine kinase, translating into MKELLAEAWEEALEGLVLHRDRQVLYLNPKAEELLQASRKKVVGRPLLLALRDHRLEALALHGGERTLGVRGRTLRVRALPGRLYLLDETELHRRLMALEEATQALAHELRTPLAGMGPLLEALTPHTPQEREVLDLLKGEVARLSRLVRDLSLTQPGPRRTFLLEELWPRLEKLLGERLRGRRVEVSLPHTLHTDPEALFQILLNLLDNALKYGRDPIRLLSREEGGRLFVEVRDQGPGLPDYQALFLPRHRGFQGGAGQGLGLYLVRRIAQGLGGEAYAQREGAENVFGVRLPLN
- the phoU gene encoding phosphate signaling complex protein PhoU, whose translation is MREVLDKALNELLEETLRMLSLVRQMTQEATEALAEGNRAKAEGVIAKDQEVDALELRIENQAVTIIARHQPVASDLRLIFTVIKALTDLERAGDYAMHVAEDALLLAQDPPLKRYVILQEMAKRLLEMMDTLGRAMAERDPSLARQVLAMDDQVDGLYEEVTRELVTYMMEDPRTLTKALTLMRVARSYERLGDHLENVAERVIYWLTGEVYKTPEDVY